The sequence AAAACCGACAATCCCGTAATTTATCTGGATAACAATGCAACGACCATGGTAGCGCCCGAAGTGCTGGAGGAAATGCTGCCCTATTTCAGCCAGTGGTACGGGAACCCGAGCTCCATGCACAGCTTCGGCGGCATGGTCGGCCGGAAGATCCGGCAGGCCCGGGAACGGCTGGCGGCCCTGCTCGGGGCCTCGGACGAGGAAATCATTTTTACCAGTTGCGGAACGGAAAGCGACAGCACGGCCATTTATGCGGCACTGCAAGCCAATCCAGACAGGAAGCACATCATCACATCCCGCGTGGAACATCCGGCTGTGAAAAACCTGTGCGATCACCTGTCGAAAAACGGGTACCGGGTAACCACCATCGGCGTGGACAAGGACGGGAATCTCGATCTCGACGAATTGTACGGGCATTTGACACCGGATACGGCCATCGTTTCCCTGATGTGGGCCAACAACGAAACCGGCGTCATTTTTCCCGCGGAAGAGATCGCCGAAAAGACCGCCGCCGCAGGCATCCTTTTCCATACCGATGCGGTGCAGGCCGTGGGCAAACTGCCCATCGACCTGAAAACCAATTCCATCGACATGCTTTCGCTCTCGGGTCACAAATTGCATGCCCCGAAAGGAATCGGGGCGCTCTATGTCCGAAAGGGTACGAAGTTCTCCCCCTTTCTGATCGGGGGCCACCAGGAAAAGGGAAGACGGGGCGGCACCGAGAACACGGCATCCATCATCGGGCTGGGCAAGGCCGCCGAACTGGCCGCCCAGAAGATGGCGGAAGAAAACACGCGGGTGCTGCAGCTTCGGGACAGGCTGGAAACGGAACTGGTCAAGCGTGTGCCGCATTCCTTCGTCAACGGGAAAGCGGCCCGCCGCCTTCCCAATACGGCTTCGATCGCCTTCGAATTCGTGGAAGGAGAGGCCATCCTGCTGCTGATGAACGAGCACGGCATCTGCGCCTCTTCGGGTTCCGCCTGCACATCCGGCTCCCTGGAGCCGTCCCATGTGCTGCGCGCGATGGGCGTGCCGTTCACTGCCGCCCACGGCACCATCCGTTTCAGCCTGAGCGTTTACAACACCGAGGCGGAAATCGATTTTGTCATCGACCGGGTACCGGACATCATCGAACGGTTACGCCAGATGTCTCCCTTCTGGAAATCGGGGGCCTGCGCCGCTTAAACTGTGCTTTCACCCAAACAATCGCCGGAGCCCCACCATCGTCTCGCTCCGGCATCACCCAAGGAAAGGTCTGATCGATCAACATGCCATCCAGCACCGAAAGTGGGCAACCCACCGTGATTCTGGTCGCCGGCCTCGCCGGCGCCATCGGATCGACGCTTTCTGTCGCCGTCCATCTGCTCAAGACCGCACCGCATCTGGTCAAACCCTATCTGACGACAGAAGAGCGCTTTGCCCATCTGCCGCTTTCTGAAATGGTGGTAGCCGGCTGGGACCTTGCCGGCGCCAACCTCTGCCGGGCCATCGAAGACCACGGCGTCATCCCGGCCTCCATCTGGCAACCCCTGCAAGCCCAGCTCGAAACCATACCGCTTTTTGAAGCGCCCGAGGCCGGGATGGATCTGGATGCGGCCATAGCGGCTGTTTCCAGGGACATCGATCGGGTCGAAAGTATGTACCCGCAGGCCAACCGGGTATTGGTCAATTTGCTGCCAGCCGCCCCGGCCCTGGCCGGAGGTGAAAACGAAGCCGATTTTCGCCGGACATTCAACCAGGCGCCCGATCGATTCCCCGATCCCGTCTATGCCCTTGCCGCCATCCACAAGGGCATCCCGGTCGTCAATTTCACGCCGAACGAAATTGAATGGCCCTGGGTGGTTCAGCAAGCGGCTCAACAAGGCGTCCCGCTTTGCGGCCGGGATGGAAAAACCGGGCAGACATTCTACAAGCTGGTGCTGGCATCCGCATGGAAGGCCCGGAAACTGAAGATCACGGGCTGGTACAGCCTCAATATCCTGGGAAACAGCGATGGCGCGAACCTGATGGACCCGGAACGGGCGGCAGGAAAACTGGCCAACAAAACGGAAATTCTCGAAGAAATTCTGGGGTACCGGGTAGGCGATTCCCGGAGCTGCCACAAGGTCCACATCGATTACTATCCGCCGCGGGGGGATGCCAAGGAAGCCTGGGATGTCGTCGATTTCGAAGGGCTATTTGATCTTCCGATGAGTATCCGGATCGATTTTCAGGGAAGGGATTCGGTTCTGGCGGCCCCCATGGCCATCGACATGGCCAGATGGATGGTTGCCCTGAAACAATCCGGCCGCAATGGCCTTGTCGCGGATCTGGCATTCTTCTTCAAAAAACCCCTTGGTCTCGACCCGCCGCTGTCCTATGAGGATCAGATCAGCCGGTTGAACACCCTTGACCTTACCTGACGGCCACGAAATGCGCACCTGACGCTGCGCAGCAGCACATGACCATACCTGACACGCACGCAGTGCTTACTTGACGCGCACGAAGTGCGTACATGACGCTGCGAAGCAGCACTTGACACGCACGCAGTGCGTATTTGACGCTGCGCAGCAGCACTTGACCTGACCCTGTCTATTCCATCTCCAGCATCACCGGCCGACTCAACAGCCGCTTGATCCTCGCAACCAGCCGTTTCGGGTTCGCCGGTTTGACGAGATAATCGTCAGCGCCTGCATCGATCACTTCGACTTCCGAGTCCACTTCATCCTTGGATGTCAGCATGATGATCGGAATATAGCGGGTGGACAGTTGACCTTTGAGCTTCTGGATCATTTCCTTCCCGTCGAGCCCCGGCATCAGATAATCGGTGATGATCAGGTCCGGTTTTTCGACATGCGCCGCCTTGAACCCTTCGTTGCCATTGATCGCCGAAACCACTTCAAAATTGTTCGATTCCAGAATATTCCGCAATACCTTCAGGATGACGACGTTGTCGTCCACGATGAGGATCTTGGGGATTTTTTCCGTCTTGGCGGAGTGGGGCAACGGTTCCTCCGGCTCGGTTTCCGGAAAGACCGCCGCCGTAACCCCTCCCACCCGAGGCAACGGCACCGCAGGCGCCGATGCCTGATCATCGGCATCTTCCAGTTCCGGAGGCGCCACGCGCAGCACCTCCTCAATGGTGGTCAATCCCCTGATCGCCTTGCTGAGTCCATCCTTGCTGAGGACAGTGAAGCCTTCGCTTTCCGCAACTTTCCGTATCTGAACGCCCGAGACGTTCCTGTCGAGGATTTCCCGGATCGCAGGCGTGATCGTCAGTACCTCGAAGATACCCATACGGCCCACATATCCGGTGAACTGGCATGCCTCGCATCCGAGTCCTTTCCAGAATTTCTGGTGCGGGTCCAACCTGTAGAAAGGCGCCATCTGCTCAACGATCTTCGGAGAAAGCGGATCGACGACTTTGCATTTCGGACAGATGCCTCTTACCAGTCGCTGGCCGATGACACACAGGAGTGAATCGGCAATGATGAAGCCTTCCACCCCCATATCGAGAAGACGGGTGACGGCCGACGGTGTATCGTTCGTGTGCAGTGTCGAGAGAACGAGGTGGCCCGTTTGCGCGGCCTGAAAAGCGATCGACGCCGTTTCACTGTCCCGGATTTCACCGACCATGACAATGTCGGGATCCTGGCGGAGAATCGACCGCAGCCCCGCCGCAAACGTGATCCCCGCCTTTGGATTGATCTGCACCTGGTTGATGCCGGGAATATCGAATTCGACAGGGTCCTCGACCGTAACGATGTTGACCTTGGGCGTGTTCAGTTTTCGAAGCGCCGTATACAGGGTCGATGATTTTCCGCTGCCCGTTGGCCCGGTCACGAGAATGATGCCCTGAGGCTTACTGATCGCCTCCTGGAAATGCCGCAGGTCATTTTCGTTGAAACCCAAATCCTCGAGACTCATTCCCCCGCCAGCCGGGTTGAGAATCCGGATGGTCACCTTCTCCCCATAGTTGGTTGGAATGGTGGAAACACGGAGATCGTATCGTGCATCCCCGAATTTGACCTGAGCCCGGCCATCCTGGGGTTTTCGCCGGATGGAGATATCCATGGTCGAGATGATCTTGATCCGGGAAACCAGCGAGGTATGGACCTGCTTGTCGATCTGCATGATCTCCCGCATGATCCCGTCCACCCGATACCGGATGACGACCGTTTCATTCTGGGGCTCGATATGGATGTCGCTGGCCTTCTGCCGGATGGCGTCCGCCAGAACGGAATTGGTGAATCGAACGACGGGAGGAAGCTCCGTCAGGTTCAACAGGTCCTGAACGTTTTGCTCCTGCTCCTTGGCCTGACTGACGATTTCGAGCCCATCCGTCAAACCCACATCCGGTCCAAACTGCTCCTCGAGTTTCTTTCGGGGATAATGCTTGTGAATGGCTGCAACAATGTCGCTCTCGGGCGCGACAGTGATGAAAATGGGCATTTGAATGATGAAACGCAAATCGTCTATCGCATAATATTCCAGGGGATTTGTCATGGCGACGACGAGTTGTTTCTTGATTTCCTTGACGGGAATGAGCAGATGTTTCTCGGCCATGTCCTGGGGCACCAGATCGATGATTTCCTTGGGAATGGTGACGTTGGTCAGCCGGATATAGGGAAGTTTCAACTGGCTGGCCAGCGCCTTGGCGATTTTTTCATCGTCTACCGCCCCCATTTCGATCAGCACCTGACCGATCCGTTTCTTTTTGATCTTCTGGATTTCCAGGGCGCGGGCCAGGTCCTTTTCCTGGATGAGCCCCGCCTCGATCAGGATTTCACCCAGTTTTTTGCGTTTGGCCTGTTTCGGATCGGAATCGCTCATGCCCGAAATCCTTTGCGGCAGAAGTCGGTGCCGCTGAAAAACGGCTTATTGAAGCTGATCATCGATGCATCTCCGGGAAATTTCATTGCTGGATGTTCACCCGGAGCAGCAAATCTCCCCGCAATCCTTCGGGGGTCTGCCTTCCCATACCTTTCAAGCGCAAAACGGAGCCCTGATGCACGTTGGGGGGTATCGTTACCTTGAACAGCCGGTTGGCAAATCCCCAGGGAATATTGACGAGTTTGGTGGCGCCGTTCATCGCCTCAAAGGAGGATACTTCTACGACACCGTAGAGATGGATATCCGTTCCGGAGCCTGTCGGTTTGACGACCTGCAGTTTCGGTGTGGATCGTTTTTCGGTGTATACGCGAATATGATCGCTTACGCCCATTGAAGGCAGCGAAGGCATGAAGCGGACAAAGGCCATCCCGAAAAGGAAGCCGCCGATATGCGCCCACCAGGCAATCCCCCCTGCGGCATGGTCTCCTGCAGCGTTCAGAAACTGCAGCAGCAGCCAGGCGCCCAGAAAGAAATACGCCGGAATCTCGAAAAAAAACGGAATGATGAAAATGGGAAACAGGGTCAGTATCCGCGCGCGTGGAAACATCATGACATAAGCGCCCATCACGCCGGCAATGGCCCCGCTTGCCCCGATGGTCGGGATATTCGAAGCCATGTTGAACATCAGATGCGTCAGCCCGGAGATCAGGCCGCTCAACAGGTAAAACAGAAGATAGCGGGCCGATCCCATCCGGTCTTCGACATTGTCCCCAAAAATGTACAAAAACCACATGTTCCCCAGAAGATGCCAGAAACCGCCGTGCAGGAACATGAAGCTGAGCAGCGAAAAAAGCTGCTGGCCGACACTGAAATAGGCCGAAACGGCTGGAACGCTGTAGCGGGCGGGCACCAGTCCATAGATGTACACAAAACGGTCGAAATGAGCTCCCTGCCCGAGCTGGACCAGAAAAACCAGGACGTTGCAAACAATGAGGGATGTGTTGACAACAGGATAGTTCTTCGATGGGATGGTATCCCGCAACGGAATCATGCAGCGCTCTCCCGCTCATGGAAGGGGCCGGAGTCGATATCCATGCTGATATCGACGCTCTTTGCCGAATGGGTCAAGGCGCCGACCGACACGATGTCAATACCTGCGCCGGCCAACCCGGGAATGGTTGCGGCATTGATCCTGCCGGAACTTTCGATAATGGCCTTGCCTGCAATGAGACTGACCGCCTTGCGCATCGTTTCGATCGGCATATTGTCGAGCATGATGACATCCACGCCAACATCGAGGGCTTCCCGAACCTGATCGAGGGTGGAGACTTCGACTTCGATTTTCATCAGATGGGAAATGCGGCTGCGGATTCTGGATACGGCCTGGACGATTCCCCCGCACGCCGCAATATGGTTGTCCTTGATAAGCACCCCATCGAAAAGCCCCATCCGGTGGTTGCGCGCTCCGCCCATGCGGACCGCATACTTTTCAAGCACCCGAAGCCCCGGTGTCGTTTTTCGGGTATCGACCAAGTGAAGCGACAGCCCCTTCATCATGTCCAGATAGTTCCGGACATGGGTGGCGATGCCGGACATGCGCTGCAGAAAATTCAATGCCGTTCTTTCACCGGTCAGCAGCGTCCGCATGGCACCTTCCACTGTCAGAATCGTCGTTCCGGAAGCGATGAACGAGCCCTCCTCCACTGCGATGGATACCGTCACGGCTGGATCGAGTGCTTCAAAGACCGCTCTTGCGACAGGGGCCCCGGCCAGAACCAGCGGCTCTCTGGCAACGATACGCCCGATACCCCTCATGCCGGGCTCGACCAGGCTTTCGGTGGTGATATCCCCTGTACCGATATCCTCTTCGAGGGCCAGGCGAATCAGGCGATCGACGAATGCGCTCCGCAACGGGTTCATGAAGACCTCACATGGCCTTGAGTTTATCGATATGCGTCTGAATCCGATGCCCCTTTTCCTCCAGCAGGGCCTGCTTCTCGCGTGTCTTCAGAATGACTTCTTCCGGAGCTTTGCGGACAAAGTCATCATTCATCAGTTTTTTGGATACATTGCCCAGATCGCCCTGAATCTTGCCCAGTTCCTTTTCCAGGCGCTGCAGTTCCTGCTCCACATCCAGAACGCCCTCCAGCAGGACGTAAATTTCCGCGTTCTCGATGACTGCAGCGGCAGCATGTTTCGGTTTCTCTTCCGAAGCCGTCAGTACAATCTCATTCAGTCTGGCCAGATTGCGGATGATTCCCCCCTGTTCGGCAACAGCGGCATGAATGCGCTCATCGATGCTGTGGATCCGGCACGAAAGGTTCAGCGATGGCTGCAGGTTCATCTCGCCCCGGATATTCCGGACGGCGGAAACGATATCGATCAGCACCTTCATGCGCCTTTCGCTGTCGAGATCGATCCGGGTTTCATCGGCCTGCGGGAAAGCGGCATGCAGGATGCTGCCTTCCACCCCAGGCAGCAAATGCCAGATTTCTTCGGTAACGAAGGGGATAAACGGATGCAGCAGAATCAGCAGATCGTGAAGCGTATGTCCCAGAACCGCGCATGCCCGATGCTTTTCTTCCGGCCCGTATTTTTCGTACAGGTCCGGCTTGATGGCCTCGATATACCAGTCGCAGAATTCATGCCAGACGAATTGATACAATTCAGCGGCGGCGTTGTTGAATTGATAGCTGTCCAGATTCTCCGAAACGGATTGAACAAGCTGCTGAAGCCGGGAAAGAACCCATCTGTGGGGCAAGGCAAGCTGATCCGTCTGCGGAAGCCCGGTGCTTGTTTCCAGGTGCATCATCGCAAACCGGGCCGCATTCCAGAGCTTGTTCACAAAATGCCGATAGCCTTCCACCCGCTTTTCGGACATTTTGATATCCCGTCCCTGAGCCGCAAAAACCGCAAGCGTCATGCGAAAGGCGTCGGTTCCGTACTGATCGATCACGGTGAGCGGATCGATGACGTTGCCCTTGGATTTGCTCATTTTCTTTCCGTCTTCATCCCGGACCAGGGCATGGACATAGACGTCGCGGAACGGCACTTGCTGCATGAAATGAATCCCCATCATCATCATGCGCGCCACCCAGAAAAAGAGGATATCAAAACCGGTCACCAGGACGGATGTGGGATAAAATTTTCGCAGAAGCGCCGTATCCTCGGGCCATCCCATCGTGGAAAACGGCCAGAGCGCCGAGCTGAACCAGGTGTCGAGCACATCGCTTTCCTGCGTGAACCGGCAGCCGCCGCATTTCGGGCATGTTTGCGGGGCTTCCATCTCAACGATCATTTCTTTGCAGTCAGCACAGGTCCAGGCCGGAATCTGATGGCCCCACCAGATTTGCCGGGAAATGCACCAGTCCCGGATGTTGTGCATCCAGTCGTAGTAGTTCTTCACCCAGACCTCGGGCACGATACGTGTCTGACCCGTTTCCACGGCCGCAATGGCGGCTTCGGCCAGAGGTCTGGTCCGGACAAACCACTGCTTGGACAAATTGGGTTCCACAATCGTCTTGCAGCGGTAGCAATGGCCGACACTGTGACGGTAGGGCACGATCTTTTCGACGAGCCCCCTGCGGGTCAACTCATCGACGGCTGCCTTTCTGCACGCGAAACGGTCCATGCCCGCAAACGAACCCGCAGGGGCAAGCATCTTGCCGTTGTCATCGATCACCTTCAGCGAGGCAAGCTGATGGCGCTGCCCGATCTCAAAGTCATTGGGATCATGGGCAGGGGTCACCTTGAGTGCGCCGGTGCCGAATTCCATCCCGACATAAGCGTCGCGGATGATGGGGATGGGCCGCTCGGCAAGCGGCAGGATTACCGAAGATACCGAAATGTTCTGGTAGCGCGGATCCTCGGGATGAACCGCGACCGCCGTATCCCCGAACATGGTCTCGGGCCGGGTTGTGGCCACGACCAGATGGCCTTCTGCGCCGGCAAACGGATACCGGATATGGTAGAGGAAGCCGTCGATTTCCTCGTGTTCGACTTCCAGATCCGAGAGGGCGGTATGGCATCTGTGGCACCAATTGATGATGTAATCACCCTTGTAGATCAAACCTTCGTGATAGAGCTGGACAAAGACTTTCCGGACGGCTTTGGACAATCCCTCATCCATGGTGAACCGCTCCCGCCGCCAGTCACAGGATGCGCCAAGCCGTTTGAGCTGGTTGATGATGGCGCTTCCCGATTCCCTTCTCCAGGCCCACACCGCATCGATGAACCCCTCTCTTCCCAGATCGTGCCGGGAGAGTTTCTTTTCGGCAAGCTGTCGCTCCACGACATTCTGGGTCGCAATACCCGCATGATCGGTTCCCGGCATCCACAGGACGGCATCGCCTTTCAATCTGCGATAGCGGCACAGGATATCCTGAAGGGTGATGTTGAGGGCATGGCCCATATGCAGAACGCCCGTTACATTGGGCGGCGGAATGACGATGGAATATGGGGGGCTGTCGGAATGTTCATCCGCATCGAAAAAATGATTTTCTTCCCAGAAACGATACCATTTGCTTTCGACCTGAAGGGGATCATACCCTTTGTCGATCCGGTTGTCGGTCATAACTGCTCCTTCAAAAGAGAAAAAACACCACGAACACGAAAAAGACCTGCGGCCAGGCGCACACGCCGGCACCCGATCACTTCTGCTCCGCATTCAGCAGCAGGGCCCGCAGCCGCTGCATTTCTTCCGAAACGATCCGCTCGACAACCTCATGGATCGATGTTGCGATCTGCTCCTGGAACATCCGCCGGATGACCCGCTCCAGCGCGTCATCGATCTGTTGTTCCGAAATCGTTTCAACCGGGGAAAGGCTTTCACCAGGGGCAGCGGCAGATATGGCCTCCGGAAGTTCACCCGGGATGTCTGCCGATAGGCGTGCCTCGGGCACCGCCATCGCGGCATCTGATTCCCCGAAAACCGGCAATCCGATGCTTGCAAGCGTTTCGCTCTGGATTTCGGCGGGTTCCTCTGGCAGCAGTGAATCCAGAAAGATATCCTGTTCCGCAGGAGAGGTCTCGGCCCCAGACGCCGCCTCGGGGGCCTCGCCGGTATCCGCCTGGGGCGGCGAATCGGGAAGCAGACGATCCAGATCGAGGAAAATATCCGTATCATCGGATGACACAGACGTATCCGGTTTCGGTGGTTCCGGTTCGCTTTTCGGCTCTTCGACAATGAGGCTTTCGATGGTGAGCTCCTCGATGGAAATCTCCTCCGGATCACCGCTTGCCGCAGGCGGCACGCCCCGGAAATCTGATTCGGGCAGCGGCATATCGGGATGAACCGTTTGCGGGACGGTTTCCGCTTCAGCAATCTCGTCGATCCCATCGGTCAGATCGATGATTTCCTCCCCATCCTCAGCCACTTCCTCGGTCAGATCGATGATTTCCTCATCATCCACATTTTCCGGTGAAAATTCGGTTTTCATTTTCTGTATTCTCCTGCCCGAATGAAAGGGAACTCACCATCGCCCAGCCGTATATTTCCGGCAACGTGGGCGCTATCTACCCGGATTCGCTCTATTTCAGGCGAAAGAGCTATCACATGGCATCTGGAGTGTCAACAGAATTACCGAACAGGGCTGCAACGGCAGGAGCTGTCCCGACATTGTCTGGATGCAGTCTGGATGCTTTGGGGATCAATCCTTTCGATTCGATTGACAATTTTTCAGGGTTCTGGTAAAAATTGAACAATTTGGATCGTTTTATGCGGGTTCCCTCCGGTTTTCCAACATCTTGAACAGGGTGTCCTGTCGGTCCAACGAAAAGAACCCATATCTGTTGCGCATGGCGTCCATACGATGGTCGATCCGGCGTTTTCTCCTGACCCAAATCACTTCGAACCGATTTCATGACACGACATTCAACCAAAGAAGTGCTGATCACCAACAGCCTCGGACTTCACGCCAGGGCGGCAGCCAAAATCGCCGCACTGGCTCAAAAGGCCAGCCATCCGGTTTGGCTTCTCCATGACGGACAGAAGGCCGACGTACGGGACATTCTCGATATCTTGTCCCTGGAAATTCCTGCGGGAAGAACCATCTGCTTCGCCTGCGAGGCGGATGAGGATCTGCCCGTCATCGAGGCAATGACCGAGCTGGTGGAGATCGGGTTCGGCGAAATCGGTGAATCTGCCTCCGATGATTCCGCCTGCAGGACACTGGAGGGGATAGCGGTTTCCGCCGGCATAGCGATCGGAATGGCCTATGTGGTCTATCACAACAAGATCGATCTGATCGCCAAATACCGGATTCCCGAATCCGCCCTATCCAGGGAGGTGGCGCGCTTTCAAGGCGCGATCAAGACGGCCCGGGAAGAGCTCATCCGCATCATCGAGGCGACCGCCGACGAGGTCTATGCCCATACGGACATTCTCAACACGCATGTCGTCATGTTGAACGACAGGCTGTTTTACGGAAAAATCCTCGATACGATCACCGGCGAAAAAATCAATGCGGAATGGGCGCTGCAGAAGGTTGCCCTGGAGCTCGGCCGAAAATTCTCCACCATGACGGATCCCTATCTCAAGGAAAGGGCGCTCGATATCGTACATCTGGCGGATCGGGTCATGGTCCATCTCTCCGGGAAACCGGAAATCGACATTGCGGGAATCAACCGGCAGGTCATCCTCATCACCCACGACCTGTCGCCTGCCCAGGCCACCCAGATCAAGCCCGATGTCATCAAGGGTGTGGCCACCGATACCGGAGGCAGGACATCCCATGCCGGCATCATTCTGCGAAGTCTGGGCATTCCTACGGTGATGGGATTGCATACGGCAGCCGGGCGGATCGTCACGGACGATCTGGTCCTGATCGACGGCACCAACGGCACCCTGACCCTGAGACCGGACAGCGGTGCGCTCATGGCCGCCTTTCATCGCAAGATCGACGAAGATCGTCAGCGGCTTGCATCCCGCAATCGGCTGGAAATCCGCAATGAAACCATGGACGGGTTCCGGCTGACGGTCATGGCCAACATCGAAATGGCTGCTGAACTGAACGCGGTCATCGACGCAGGCGCAGAGGGCATCGGTCTGTACCGGACGGAATTCCAGTACCTGGGCCGATCCGATTTCCCTTCGGAAGAAGAGTTGTTTGCGGAATACAAAAGCGTTGCCGAACGGATGTCCCCCAAACCGGTTACCATCCGGACCCTCGATATCAACGGCGACAAGGCGCTCGAACATGGCGAGCGGATGGCCGAGCTCAATCCGGCGCTCGGGTTCCGGGCCATCCGCTACTGCCTGAAAAACCCGAATGTCTACAAAACCCAGATCCGGGCGATATTGCGGGCCGCCGCTTTCGGCAATCTGCGCATGCTCATCCCGATGATTTCCAGTTACGAAGAAATCATCGAGACCAAACGCCTGATGCAAGCTTGCATCATGGAGCTCGAAACCGAAAAACGCGAACACAGGAAGGATGTTCCGCTGGGCATCATGATCGAAGTTCCATCTGCCGCCATTCTGGCGGACATCATGGCGGAACAGGTCGATTTCTTCAGCATTGGCACAAACGATCTGATCCAGTTCGCCCTGGCCATCGACAGGGGCAACCGCGATGTGGCCTATATGTATAGCCCCCTGCATCCGGCCATGCTGCGGCTGATCAAAACCGTCATCGAAACGGGCCATCAGAAAGGAATTCCGACGTATATGTGCGGCGAAATGGCCGGGGATCCGCTCTGCGTTCCCCTGTTGCTCGGCATGGGCATCGACGAGCTCAGCATGAGTCTTCCGTCGATCGGCTCCATCAAGCGCCTGATCGCATCCCTGCGCAAGGCGGATGCCGAGGCCCTGCTGAACAGGGCGCTCTCGATGAAAACCACCGAAGAAATCATCGATCTGATGCACAACAGCGAACGATAGAGAACCCATTTCCCATGACATCGCATCATACCAAACTCATTGCCGAAAACCGCAAAGCCCGATTCAATTATTTTATCGAAGAGGAATTCGAGGCGGGCGTCGTGCTCAAGGGAACGGAAGTCAAATCGCTTCGCATGGGCAAGGTGAACATCAAGGATTCCTACGCGAAAATCCAGAACGGCGAAGTTTTCATCTATCAGCTCCATATCGGTGAATACCCATTCGCCCATTACGGAAATCACGAACCGCTCCGGCCCCGGAAACTGCTGATGCACAAAGCCGAAATCAAGCGGCTCTATGGGAAAATCAACGAAAAAGGGTTTACGCTCGTACCGCTCAAGATGTATTTCAAGGATGGAAAAGTGAAAATCGTCATTGCCCTGGCCCGCGGCAAGCAGCTTTTCGACAAGCGCG comes from Desulfatirhabdium butyrativorans DSM 18734 and encodes:
- a CDS encoding valine--tRNA ligase is translated as MTDNRIDKGYDPLQVESKWYRFWEENHFFDADEHSDSPPYSIVIPPPNVTGVLHMGHALNITLQDILCRYRRLKGDAVLWMPGTDHAGIATQNVVERQLAEKKLSRHDLGREGFIDAVWAWRRESGSAIINQLKRLGASCDWRRERFTMDEGLSKAVRKVFVQLYHEGLIYKGDYIINWCHRCHTALSDLEVEHEEIDGFLYHIRYPFAGAEGHLVVATTRPETMFGDTAVAVHPEDPRYQNISVSSVILPLAERPIPIIRDAYVGMEFGTGALKVTPAHDPNDFEIGQRHQLASLKVIDDNGKMLAPAGSFAGMDRFACRKAAVDELTRRGLVEKIVPYRHSVGHCYRCKTIVEPNLSKQWFVRTRPLAEAAIAAVETGQTRIVPEVWVKNYYDWMHNIRDWCISRQIWWGHQIPAWTCADCKEMIVEMEAPQTCPKCGGCRFTQESDVLDTWFSSALWPFSTMGWPEDTALLRKFYPTSVLVTGFDILFFWVARMMMMGIHFMQQVPFRDVYVHALVRDEDGKKMSKSKGNVIDPLTVIDQYGTDAFRMTLAVFAAQGRDIKMSEKRVEGYRHFVNKLWNAARFAMMHLETSTGLPQTDQLALPHRWVLSRLQQLVQSVSENLDSYQFNNAAAELYQFVWHEFCDWYIEAIKPDLYEKYGPEEKHRACAVLGHTLHDLLILLHPFIPFVTEEIWHLLPGVEGSILHAAFPQADETRIDLDSERRMKVLIDIVSAVRNIRGEMNLQPSLNLSCRIHSIDERIHAAVAEQGGIIRNLARLNEIVLTASEEKPKHAAAAVIENAEIYVLLEGVLDVEQELQRLEKELGKIQGDLGNVSKKLMNDDFVRKAPEEVILKTREKQALLEEKGHRIQTHIDKLKAM
- the ptsP gene encoding phosphoenolpyruvate--protein phosphotransferase; amino-acid sequence: MTRHSTKEVLITNSLGLHARAAAKIAALAQKASHPVWLLHDGQKADVRDILDILSLEIPAGRTICFACEADEDLPVIEAMTELVEIGFGEIGESASDDSACRTLEGIAVSAGIAIGMAYVVYHNKIDLIAKYRIPESALSREVARFQGAIKTAREELIRIIEATADEVYAHTDILNTHVVMLNDRLFYGKILDTITGEKINAEWALQKVALELGRKFSTMTDPYLKERALDIVHLADRVMVHLSGKPEIDIAGINRQVILITHDLSPAQATQIKPDVIKGVATDTGGRTSHAGIILRSLGIPTVMGLHTAAGRIVTDDLVLIDGTNGTLTLRPDSGALMAAFHRKIDEDRQRLASRNRLEIRNETMDGFRLTVMANIEMAAELNAVIDAGAEGIGLYRTEFQYLGRSDFPSEEELFAEYKSVAERMSPKPVTIRTLDINGDKALEHGERMAELNPALGFRAIRYCLKNPNVYKTQIRAILRAAAFGNLRMLIPMISSYEEIIETKRLMQACIMELETEKREHRKDVPLGIMIEVPSAAILADIMAEQVDFFSIGTNDLIQFALAIDRGNRDVAYMYSPLHPAMLRLIKTVIETGHQKGIPTYMCGEMAGDPLCVPLLLGMGIDELSMSLPSIGSIKRLIASLRKADAEALLNRALSMKTTEEIIDLMHNSER
- the smpB gene encoding SsrA-binding protein SmpB gives rise to the protein MTSHHTKLIAENRKARFNYFIEEEFEAGVVLKGTEVKSLRMGKVNIKDSYAKIQNGEVFIYQLHIGEYPFAHYGNHEPLRPRKLLMHKAEIKRLYGKINEKGFTLVPLKMYFKDGKVKIVIALARGKQLFDKRESIRRKDMEREQARMHRVGRYTHTGINAR